The Mercurialis annua linkage group LG2, ddMerAnnu1.2, whole genome shotgun sequence genome contains a region encoding:
- the LOC126669539 gene encoding uncharacterized protein LOC126669539 → MGKSSSSSKRKRPKDSSKVQTKKKSKIKKSGLKKKLRRRDDSDSYFSDDSGRSVSISSSSEESYRRRRSQSRTHKAVKESKRRARSLSSSSEESHRMRKRKRSRRNDDSVMKKKNFRSKKKTKKDREASISSRSRGPCCSSHSSSSESEHESRRGRSGRKEKRIRKLKNVNSEAARRRYRSRSCSPCSINDESSDHSSKEKVIDGNTSKRLKSVIIVTKDDEDEEERELYMNEDKEQTICDHDDYPSSRSNDSVDGDDRAISKPASVGTVNNDSTEGKSSKISEAADNVDANDLESILRQKALENLKRFRGKSNDDTLKSLSTKKAEVNQIASINDDGRPAAKGDSAHLLRKEENDFERNSGGNDSVSSANDIPVTDEMAVVSRENINMNLNPVSNRPRLVRSALKQALLNATTTKIKSLASLETSKPKLMTESSISEHDATLLQGDDYNEDANNASGFGSSVNSSRLTSAVIDMNKLQDEGQLGSQLQKLVSSPTTPSSTTNEFTVNTTADSTSAEQSSSASKNQDDDKEGSQLEQKTMSVMRGGEMVQVSYKVYVPKKAPGLARRQLKR, encoded by the exons ATGGGcaaatcttcttcttcttctaaaaGAAAACGCCCCAAAGATTCCTCTAAG GTTCAGACAAAGAAGAAAAGTAAGATTAAAAAAAGTGGATTGAAGAAGAAGCTTAGGCGTCGTGATGATTCAGATTCTTATTTTAGTGATGACTCAGGAAGATCGGTTTCTATTTCCTCTAGTTCCGAAGAAAGTTATAGGCGTAGAAGGTCTCAGTCTCGCACTCATAAGGCTGTAAAGGAGTCTAAAAGGAGGGCTCGTTCACTCTCTTCTAGCAGTGAGGAGTCTCATCGCATGAGAAAGCGTAAAAGGTCGAGGAGAAATGATGATTCtgtgatgaagaagaaaaatttcAGGAGCaagaagaagacgaagaaaGATCGGGAAGCAAGTATTAGCTCCAGGAGTAGAGGGCCATGCTGTAGTTCACATAGTAGTAGTAGTGAGAGTGAACATGAGAGCCGTAGAGGCAGGTCTGGaaggaaagaaaaaagaattagaAAGTTGAAAAATGTTAATAGTGAAGCTGCACGGAGGAGATATAGGTCTAGGAGTTGTTCTCCCTGTAGTATAAATGATGAAAGTAGTGATCACTCGAGTAAAGAAAAAGTGATCGATGGAAATACTTCAAAACGGCTGAAATCAGTTATTATCGTTACAAAGGACGATGAAGATGAGGAGGAAAGAGAATTATATATGAATGAAGATAAAGAACAAACAATCTGTGACCATGACGATTATCCGTCTAGCAGAAGCAATGATAGTGTTGACGGGGATGACCGTGCAATAAGTAAACCCGCTTCTGTTGGAACTGTGAATAATGATTCTACAGAGGGAAAGAGTAGTAAGATATCCGAGGCTGCTGATAATGTGGATGCTAACGATTTGGAGTCAATTTTAAGGCAAAAGGCTTTGGAAAATCTAAAAAGGTTTCGTGGAAAATCTAATGATGATACTCTGAAATCACTATCCACCAAAAAGGCTGAAGTAAACCAAATTGCTTCCATAAATGATGATGGTCGTCCGGCAGCAAAGGGCGATTCTGCTCATTTATTGCGCAAAGAAGAGAATGATTTCGAGAGAAACAGTGGGGGCAATGATTCGGTTTCGTCTGCAAACGATATTCCTGTAACTGATGAGATGGCTGTTGTTAGCAGGGAAAATATTAACATGAATTTGAACCCTGTCAGTAACAGACCAAGATTGGTTAGATCAGCATTGAAGCAAGCATTATTAAATGCCACCACCACAAAAATTAAATCACTTGCTTCACTGGAAACAAGTAAGCCAAAACTGATGACTGAGAGTAGCATAAGTGAACATGATGCGACTCTCCTACAAGGCGATGATTACAATGAAGACGCTAACAATGCCTCTGGTTTCGGCTCTTCCGTGAATTCATCTCGCCTCACATCTGCAGTGATTGACATGAATAAGTTGCAAGATGAAGGCCAATTAGGATCGCAATTACAGAAACTAGTATCTTCTCCAACAACTCCTAGCAGTACAACTAATGAATTTACAGTTAATACAACTGCTGATTCTACTTCTGCTGAGCAATCTTCAAGCGCAAGTAAAAACCAAGATGATGATAAAGAGGGTTCACAGTTGGAACAGAAGACTATGTCTGTGATGCGGGGTGGCGAAATGGTACAG GTGAGCTATAAGGTTTACGTCCCTAAAAAAGCTCCAGGATTGGCTCGGAGGCAACTCAAGAGGTGA
- the LOC126666638 gene encoding uncharacterized protein At4g04775-like, giving the protein MSEARGIETKNQEEYAAPFPVYDVPKCKCGIDAKVMVAWTEKNPGRRFFRCPNWRAKQCSFFSWYDEEYAPHIKHMLNSLKKQKEALQKEGEVIKGDLFYQKFLNDRCTVLDSIAMETEIVELKGNTLKMIEFEKENKKLKYEKAVLKYSLIAVVVLSLAVLFVF; this is encoded by the exons ATGTCTGAAGCTAGAGGAATTGAAACTAAGAATCAAGAGGAATATGCCGCCCCATTTCCTGTGTATGATGTGCCGAAGTGCAAATGTGGAATTGACGCTAAGGTTATGGTGGCTTGGACTGAGAAGAATCCTGGTCGTAGGTTTTTTCGTTGCCCAAATTGGAGG GCAAAGCAATGCAGCTTCTTCAGTTGGTATGACGAGGAATACGCGCCCCACATCAAGCATATGTTGAACTCATTGAAGAAACAGAAGGAGGCACTACAAAAGGAAGGCGAAGTGATCAAGGGGGATCTGTTTTACCAGAAGTTTTTGAATGACAGATGCACTGTGCTGGACTCAATTGCGATGGAGACTGAGATTGTAGAATTGAAGGGGAACACTTTGAAGATGATTGAATTTGAGAAGGAAAACAAGAAACTGAAGTATGAGAAGGCTGTGTTGAAGTATTCTCTTATTGCTGTTGTTGTCTTAAGCTTGGCTGTGTTATTTGTCTTTTAG
- the LOC126670336 gene encoding uncharacterized protein LOC126670336, producing MSKSRLFKHLSYTLNRSSLFVSPLSNFKPKCQFQSQSTNSPFFFQKLNTTRPLPSSNSSSSIAAHTSSSSSYLCVRIRCPGQHVADMLSEALLCFGASSVSIDQPDDDDDDEFDSSNEICMDSIFTECQDVDACVSQAADSIGLKEIPNYEIKKGEQYDWVRKSQESFFPVQVTEGLWIVPEWRTAPNISATNIILNPGLAFGTGEHPTTKLCLLLLKGLIRGGELFLDYGTGSGILAIAALKFGAARSVGVDIDPQAITSARHNSALNNIERETMDLVLVPGNTSSTLMENRTNARDGSSDHGMEFIAEAGKFDVVVANILLNPLLELADHIVSHAKPSAVVAVSGIISEQVSDIMDRYSVLLEDISVSEMDGWAIVSGRKRNSDDV from the exons ATGTCAAAGAGTCGTTTATTCAAACACCTTTCGTACACTCTGAACAGATCCTCACTCTTCGTCTCTCCTCTCTCTAATTTCAAACCCAAATGCCAATTCCAATCTCAGTCAACAAATTCACCATTCTTCTTCCAAAAACTCAATACTACTCGCCCCTTGCCTTCCTCTAATTCTTCCTCTTCCATAGCTGCTcacacttcttcttcttcttcgtatCTTTGTGTTCGCATTCGCTGTCCTGGTCAACATGTTGCT gaTATGTTATCAGAAGCACTTTTATGCTTTGGTGCAAGCTCTGTCAGTATTGATCAAccagatgatgatgatgatgatgaatttGATAGCTCTAATGAG ATTTGTATGGACTCGATATTTACTGAATGTCAAGATGTGGATGCATGCGTTTCACAAGCTGCTGATTCTATAGGGTTAAAGGAGATACCAAATTATGAGATTAAAAAAGGCGAGCAGTATGACTGGGTTCGGAAATCCCAG GAATCATTTTTTCCTGTTCAGGTTACTGAAGGACTTTGGATCGTACCTGAGTGGAGAACAGCCCCA AATATTAGTGCAACAAATATAATTCTGAATCCTGGATTAGCATTTGGAACCGGGGAGCACCCTACAACTAAATTATGTCTATTGCTACTGAAAGGCTTGATAAGAGGAGGAGAGCTTTTCTTAGACTATGGCACAGGCTCTGGAATTCTTGCAATCGCAGCCCTTAAG TTTGGTGCAGCACGGTCAGTTGGAGTTGATATAGATCCCCAAGCTATCACATCGGCACGCCATAATTCTGCTCTAAACAATATAGAACGTGAGACGATGGATTTAGTCCTAGTACCCGGCAATACCAGCTCTACCTTGATGGAGAACAGGACAAATGCGAGAGATGGTTCTTCTGATCATGGGATGGAATTTATCGCCGAAGCAGGAAAATTCGATGTGGTCGTCGCTAATATCCTTTTAAATCCTCTGTTGGAATTGGCAGATCATATCGTTTCCCATGCTAAACCCAGTGCAGTTGTTGCTGTGTCTGGTATTATATCTGAGCAG GTATCGGATATCATGGATCGATATTCAGTGCTGTTGGAAGACATATCAGTGTCAGAGATGGATGGTTGGGCCATTGTTAGTGGAAGAAAACGCAATTCGGACGATGTATAA
- the LOC126669497 gene encoding protein yippee-like At5g53940 → MGRVFVVELEGRSYRCKFCNTHLALPLDLVSRSFHCRRGKAYLFNNAVNITIGTLEERMMLSGLHTVADIFCCSCGQIVGWKYEAAHEKGQKYKEGKYVLERGRIVDEMDLSAGVFIDTRSAMSDGEDA, encoded by the exons ATGGGCAGAGTATTTGTGGTGGAGCTAGAAGGCAGGTCTTACAGATGCAAATTCTGTAATACCCATTTAGCCCTTCCTCTTGATCTTGTCTCCAGG TCTTTTCATTGCCGCAGGGGAAAGGCATACCTCTTCAATAATGC AGTGAACATCACAATTGGAACCTTAGAGGAGAGGATGATGCTTTCAGGATTGCATACTGTGGCTGATATATTTTGCTGCTCTTGTGGACAAATTGTTGGTTGGAAATAT GAGGCAGCACACGAGAAAGGGCAAAAGTATAAAGAAGGGAAGTATGTTCTCGAGAG GGGGAGGATTGTCGACGAGATGGACTTATCAGCGGGAGTCTTTATCGATACCCGAAGTGCAATGAGCGACGGTGAAGATGCTTAA